One window of Catonella massiliensis genomic DNA carries:
- a CDS encoding glycogen debranching protein → MAEANNNLSFERFHIRPIDEINGFKVRPGLYEQNGATAIPSGVNFTVPTNGGTSVELLLFKSREDEPYAVIPFPETYRIGNVYSMIVFDLNIEDFEYAYRVDGPYDKEKGLIFDKNNILLDMYAKSVTGQSEWGKKRSSKSFYKARVVRNDFDWGSEPNPNMALEDLVIYEMHVRGFTKDASSGVKYPGTFAGVMEKIPYLKDLGINAVELMPVFEFDEIKDNRIYNGEVLVDYWGYNPISFFAPNTSYAARVEDNSSGMELKKLIKRLHDNGIECFLDVVFNHTAEGNEMGPSISFKGFDNNIYYMLTPRGEYYNFSGCGNTLNCNHPVVRYMILECLRYWVTDYHVDGFRFDLASILGRNEDGSPMSNAPLLQNLAYDQILADVKLIAEAWDAGGLYQVGTFPSWNRWAEWNGKYRDDMRDFLKGDIGLMSVAARRIFGSKDIYNPEHRGDNASVNFLNCHDGFTLWDMYCYSHKHNEANGWNNTDGTDDNRSWNCGWEGETDNENINKLRLRLCKNAMTTLLLSRGAPMFLAGDEFLNTQFGNNNTYCQDSPISWLEWDQLEKNREHFRFTRYLIKFRNEHPVIRKHMGGCSLGFPDSWALGPDHTNVLRVIFAGRNADNTADDIVCVAINVHWERQDCYLPELPHYLCWQIETDSSLEIYKAGFPDTRDKKVRTNGNMINMEARSTMVFTVVRI, encoded by the coding sequence ATGGCAGAAGCGAATAACAATCTCTCATTTGAAAGATTCCATATTCGACCAATAGATGAAATTAATGGCTTCAAGGTAAGGCCGGGTCTCTACGAACAAAATGGAGCGACAGCCATTCCCAGTGGTGTTAACTTCACTGTTCCAACCAATGGAGGGACAAGCGTAGAACTACTTCTTTTTAAGAGCAGGGAAGACGAACCTTATGCGGTTATACCTTTTCCGGAAACCTATAGAATAGGCAACGTTTATTCTATGATAGTATTTGATTTGAATATTGAAGATTTTGAATATGCTTATAGAGTTGATGGTCCTTATGACAAAGAAAAAGGACTTATCTTTGATAAGAATAATATTCTTTTGGATATGTATGCCAAATCAGTTACAGGACAGAGTGAATGGGGAAAAAAGCGCAGTAGCAAGTCTTTTTACAAGGCAAGAGTTGTGCGTAATGACTTTGACTGGGGGAGTGAACCTAATCCCAATATGGCTCTTGAAGACCTGGTCATCTATGAAATGCATGTCAGAGGCTTTACAAAGGACGCGTCCTCAGGTGTAAAATACCCGGGTACCTTTGCAGGCGTGATGGAGAAGATTCCATACCTTAAGGACCTTGGCATCAATGCGGTTGAACTGATGCCGGTATTTGAATTTGATGAAATTAAGGATAACAGAATATATAACGGAGAGGTTCTGGTTGACTATTGGGGCTATAATCCGATTAGCTTCTTTGCGCCTAATACCAGTTATGCTGCAAGGGTCGAGGATAACAGCTCAGGTATGGAGCTTAAAAAGCTAATCAAGAGGCTTCATGACAATGGTATCGAGTGTTTTCTGGATGTGGTATTTAACCATACAGCTGAAGGAAACGAGATGGGACCTAGTATCTCCTTTAAGGGCTTTGACAATAACATTTATTATATGCTGACTCCAAGAGGTGAATATTATAACTTCAGTGGCTGTGGAAACACCCTCAACTGCAACCATCCTGTGGTAAGGTATATGATACTTGAATGCTTAAGATACTGGGTGACTGATTACCATGTAGACGGATTCAGATTTGACCTTGCAAGTATACTAGGTAGAAATGAAGACGGATCACCTATGTCCAATGCTCCGCTCTTACAAAACCTTGCCTACGATCAGATACTGGCCGATGTGAAGCTCATTGCAGAAGCCTGGGATGCAGGCGGACTATATCAGGTAGGAACCTTTCCGTCGTGGAACCGCTGGGCAGAGTGGAATGGAAAGTACCGTGACGACATGAGGGATTTTCTTAAGGGAGACATAGGGCTTATGTCCGTTGCTGCCAGAAGAATATTCGGTTCAAAGGACATATACAATCCGGAACACAGGGGGGATAATGCATCTGTAAACTTCCTTAATTGTCACGATGGATTTACACTCTGGGATATGTATTGCTACAGCCATAAGCACAATGAAGCAAATGGTTGGAACAATACCGATGGAACTGATGATAACAGAAGCTGGAATTGTGGCTGGGAAGGTGAGACTGATAACGAGAATATCAATAAGCTCCGTCTAAGGCTCTGTAAGAACGCCATGACAACCTTGCTTTTAAGCAGAGGTGCTCCTATGTTCCTTGCCGGTGATGAATTCCTCAATACACAGTTTGGCAACAATAACACGTACTGTCAGGATAGCCCTATATCTTGGCTTGAGTGGGATCAGTTAGAAAAAAACAGGGAGCATTTTAGGTTCACAAGATATTTGATTAAGTTTAGAAATGAGCATCCTGTAATCAGAAAACACATGGGTGGCTGTTCACTTGGCTTTCCTGACTCTTGGGCACTAGGACCTGATCATACCAATGTGCTTAGGGTAATATTTGCAGGAAGAAATGCTGATAATACGGCTGATGACATAGTTTGCGTTGCAATAAATGTACACTGGGAGAGACAGGACTGCTATCTTCCTGAGCTGCCACATTATCTATGTTGGCAGATTGAAACTGATTCTTCGCTTGAAATATATAAAGCAGGCTTCCCTGATACCAGGGATAAAAAGGTAAGAACCAATGGCAACATGATAAATATGGAAGCTAGAAGTACTATGGTTTTCACTGTTGTTAGGATATAA
- the dtd gene encoding D-aminoacyl-tRNA deacylase: MRFIIQVVTNSDVKIDGEVRGAIDRGYMVLIGVGKDDTKEIADKMIKKMLGLRIMADENGKTNLSLKDVNGELLLISQFTLYADLSRGNRPGFTTCGSPDMAKELYHYIIDECKKQVPKVEQGEFGADMKVSLTNDGPFTIILDSAELK, translated from the coding sequence ATGCGTTTTATAATTCAGGTTGTAACAAATTCTGATGTAAAGATTGACGGAGAGGTCAGAGGGGCTATTGACAGGGGCTACATGGTGCTTATAGGCGTAGGTAAGGATGATACAAAAGAAATAGCTGACAAGATGATTAAGAAGATGCTGGGCCTTAGAATAATGGCTGATGAGAATGGCAAGACCAATCTTAGCTTAAAGGATGTAAACGGTGAGCTCTTACTTATATCTCAGTTTACCTTATATGCTGATTTAAGCCGCGGCAACAGACCGGGATTCACTACTTGCGGATCTCCGGATATGGCAAAAGAGCTGTATCATTATATAATAGATGAATGTAAAAAACAGGTACCTAAGGTTGAACAGGGTGAATTTGGTGCAGATATGAAGGTTAGTTTAACTAACGATGGACCATTTACCATAATTTTAGACAGTGCAGAACTCAAATAA
- the eno gene encoding phosphopyruvate hydratase: MDYLGKLKIEKVIGREIIDSRGNPTVEAEVILACGIAGRGTAPSGASTGEFEALELRDGDKSRYGGKGVLKAVENINTVINDVLQGVSAFDIYAVDAAMIKADGTKDKSKLGANAILAVSIAAARAAANALDIPLYRFLGGANGNRLPLPMMNILNGGAHATNSVDTQEFMIMPAGAASFREGLRMCAEVFHALQALLKKEGHTTAVGDEGGFAPNLKDDEDVIEHIIKAIENAGYKAGTDFVIAMDAASSEWKDKEKGIGHYLQPKSGKKFTSDELIAHWESLIDKYPIYSIEDGLDEEDWEGWKKMTEKLGHKVQLVGDDLFVTNTERLEKGIKLGAANSILIKLNQIGSVSETLEAIKMAHKAGYTAISSHRSGETEDTTIADLAVALNTCQIKTGAPSRSERVAKYNQLLRIEEELGAAAYWPGFNAFNRK, translated from the coding sequence ATGGATTATTTAGGAAAATTAAAAATCGAGAAGGTTATCGGTAGAGAGATTATTGACTCTAGAGGTAATCCAACTGTTGAGGCTGAAGTTATTTTAGCTTGCGGAATTGCAGGTAGAGGAACTGCTCCAAGTGGTGCTTCTACAGGTGAATTTGAGGCTCTTGAGCTTCGTGACGGTGACAAGTCTCGTTATGGTGGTAAGGGTGTTCTTAAGGCAGTTGAGAACATTAATACAGTTATAAATGATGTACTTCAGGGTGTTAGCGCATTTGATATCTATGCAGTTGACGCAGCTATGATTAAGGCTGATGGAACAAAGGATAAGTCAAAGCTTGGTGCCAATGCTATACTTGCTGTATCTATTGCAGCAGCAAGAGCAGCAGCTAATGCTCTTGACATCCCTCTTTACAGATTCTTAGGCGGTGCTAACGGCAACAGGCTTCCACTTCCTATGATGAACATATTAAATGGTGGTGCACACGCTACAAACTCTGTAGATACACAGGAATTCATGATTATGCCTGCAGGTGCTGCTAGCTTTAGAGAAGGTCTTAGAATGTGTGCAGAGGTATTCCACGCACTTCAGGCACTTCTTAAGAAGGAAGGCCACACTACAGCAGTAGGTGATGAGGGTGGTTTCGCTCCTAACCTTAAGGATGATGAGGATGTTATCGAGCATATCATCAAGGCTATAGAGAATGCAGGCTACAAGGCAGGTACAGACTTCGTTATAGCTATGGATGCAGCTTCTTCTGAGTGGAAAGACAAGGAGAAGGGAATCGGACACTACTTACAGCCAAAGTCAGGCAAGAAGTTTACTTCTGATGAGCTTATTGCTCACTGGGAGAGCCTTATCGATAAATATCCTATCTACTCAATCGAGGATGGTCTTGATGAAGAAGATTGGGAAGGCTGGAAGAAGATGACTGAGAAGCTTGGACACAAGGTTCAGCTTGTTGGTGATGATCTTTTCGTTACCAATACAGAGCGTCTTGAGAAGGGTATTAAGCTCGGTGCAGCTAACTCTATCCTTATCAAGCTTAACCAGATTGGTTCTGTATCTGAGACTCTTGAGGCTATTAAGATGGCTCACAAGGCAGGATACACAGCAATTTCTTCACACCGTTCAGGTGAGACAGAGGATACAACAATTGCTGACCTTGCAGTAGCTCTTAATACCTGCCAGATTAAGACAGGTGCTCCTTCAAGAAGTGAGCGTGTAGCTAAGTATAATCAGCTTCTTAGAATCGAAGAGGAGCTTGGTGCAGCAGCTTACTGGCCAGGTTTTAATGCATTTAATCGTAAATAA
- the mscL gene encoding large conductance mechanosensitive channel protein MscL: MKKFLEEFKAFALKGNVMDLAVGVIIGGAFQAIVTSLVGDIITPIIGIFASTDFSNLIATINGSEVKYGAFITAIINFIIMAFIIFCIVKGLNKLAERKKKEEANEPTEKTCPFCQSTISIKATRCPHCTSALEVDMDM; this comes from the coding sequence ATGAAGAAATTTCTTGAAGAATTTAAGGCATTTGCGCTTAAAGGCAATGTGATGGACCTTGCAGTAGGTGTAATTATAGGTGGAGCTTTTCAGGCTATAGTTACCTCTTTGGTTGGTGATATTATTACACCAATTATCGGTATATTTGCAAGTACTGATTTTTCTAATCTTATAGCTACCATAAATGGTTCTGAAGTAAAGTACGGAGCATTTATTACAGCTATAATCAACTTTATTATAATGGCATTTATCATCTTCTGTATCGTTAAGGGGCTTAATAAGCTTGCTGAGCGTAAAAAGAAGGAAGAGGCAAATGAGCCTACAGAAAAGACCTGTCCATTCTGCCAGAGTACTATCAGCATCAAGGCTACACGCTGTCCACACTGTACTTCTGCGCTTGAAGTGGATATGGATATGTAA
- the rlmH gene encoding 23S rRNA (pseudouridine(1915)-N(3))-methyltransferase RlmH, whose protein sequence is MKITILCAGKIKEKYFEAGIAEYTKRLSRYTAIEIKQVQDEKTPDNASEAEEEKIKQAEGARMLDFLKKAKGSDCYVFALVIKGKEIDSVELSEKISELTVSGKSHLVFIIGGSLGLSDEVIAESDYKLSFSKLTFPHQLMRLILLEQIYRAFRIKMGEPYHK, encoded by the coding sequence GTGAAAATAACTATACTTTGCGCAGGTAAGATAAAGGAAAAGTACTTTGAAGCGGGCATTGCAGAGTATACCAAGAGGTTGTCAAGATATACGGCCATTGAAATAAAACAGGTGCAGGATGAAAAAACTCCTGACAACGCATCAGAGGCTGAAGAAGAGAAGATAAAACAGGCTGAAGGTGCGAGAATGCTCGACTTTCTTAAGAAGGCAAAGGGAAGTGACTGCTATGTGTTTGCTCTTGTGATTAAAGGGAAGGAGATAGACTCTGTAGAACTCTCAGAGAAGATATCGGAGCTTACCGTATCAGGAAAGAGCCATCTTGTATTTATCATAGGTGGGTCTTTAGGGCTTTCAGATGAAGTGATTGCGGAATCCGATTATAAGCTTAGCTTTTCAAAGCTTACCTTTCCACACCAGCTTATGAGGCTGATTCTCCTCGAACAGATATATAGGGCATTTAGGATAAAAATGGGTGAACCTTATCATAAATGA
- a CDS encoding NAD(P)H-hydrate dehydratase, whose protein sequence is MIRLVDSEGAKKLDEDARKLGMPGMVLMERAALSVAEFIRDKLLRDDVDKKIIAVCGSGNNGGDGIACARILHEWGYNSEVIIVGKKEKFTNQTKLQIRLAKNCGVALKISNPVKLITEKSEFNQAIVIDAVFGVGFKGKLEGDLAKFTEYLNMFDSVKVAVDIPSGVNGSNGRVEGVAVKCDYTITFGVNKLGIAVYPGKDYAGEIIVADIGFPKKALDMVSPDTFTFDESQISYYMPERREYSNKGDFGKILIIAGSEEMCGASFLSALAAYRTGGGLVRLFVPEANRQSLQNLLPEAILTTYEDSTDKVISKVTADKLEKAVKEWAAAIVIGPGLGLSKRSKSLVKKVVDLSEVRTVIDADGLTLFREIVEESEDRRLDLVKDLKKNFILTPHIKELADLLYMPKEEVKENVVQIAKELKSCSGEIVIKEARTLVAGGGKCYINNSGNSGLAKAGSGDVLTGILAALIATEKQRPFMVTPLGVYIHGLAGDMLKEKKGKYGIIARELADEVAEVMKRYTE, encoded by the coding sequence ATGATAAGACTTGTAGACAGCGAGGGAGCAAAAAAACTAGATGAAGATGCAAGGAAACTTGGCATGCCCGGGATGGTGCTTATGGAAAGAGCGGCTCTATCCGTGGCGGAGTTTATAAGGGATAAGCTTCTAAGAGATGACGTTGATAAAAAGATTATAGCAGTTTGCGGCTCCGGCAACAATGGCGGAGATGGCATTGCCTGTGCAAGAATACTCCATGAATGGGGGTATAATTCAGAGGTAATAATAGTTGGGAAAAAAGAAAAGTTTACCAATCAGACAAAGCTGCAGATAAGGCTTGCCAAAAACTGTGGAGTAGCACTTAAAATATCTAATCCAGTCAAGCTAATTACAGAAAAAAGTGAATTTAACCAGGCTATAGTTATAGATGCGGTATTTGGAGTGGGATTCAAGGGTAAGCTTGAAGGAGACTTGGCTAAGTTTACCGAGTATCTCAATATGTTTGATTCAGTAAAGGTAGCGGTGGACATCCCTTCGGGGGTGAATGGCAGCAATGGAAGAGTTGAAGGAGTAGCTGTTAAATGCGACTATACAATAACATTTGGCGTAAATAAGCTTGGAATAGCCGTATATCCCGGTAAAGACTATGCAGGTGAGATTATTGTGGCTGACATAGGCTTTCCAAAAAAAGCCCTTGATATGGTATCTCCCGATACATTTACCTTTGATGAGTCTCAAATAAGCTACTATATGCCTGAAAGAAGAGAGTACAGCAATAAGGGAGACTTCGGTAAGATACTGATAATAGCGGGTTCAGAGGAAATGTGCGGAGCATCTTTCCTTTCAGCTCTTGCGGCATATAGAACAGGTGGAGGACTTGTTAGACTCTTTGTGCCTGAAGCAAACAGACAGTCTTTGCAGAACCTACTTCCTGAAGCTATACTTACCACATATGAAGATAGTACTGATAAGGTAATAAGTAAGGTAACTGCAGATAAATTAGAGAAGGCTGTGAAGGAATGGGCAGCTGCAATAGTAATAGGCCCCGGTCTTGGATTAAGTAAGAGGAGTAAGTCTTTAGTTAAGAAAGTCGTGGATTTATCAGAAGTCAGAACTGTTATAGATGCAGATGGATTAACTCTTTTTAGAGAAATTGTCGAGGAGAGTGAAGACAGAAGACTTGATTTAGTTAAAGACTTGAAGAAGAATTTCATCCTGACACCTCATATCAAAGAACTTGCTGATTTACTGTATATGCCTAAAGAAGAAGTGAAAGAAAATGTAGTTCAAATTGCAAAGGAATTAAAATCCTGCAGCGGTGAGATTGTTATAAAGGAGGCTAGAACGCTTGTTGCAGGCGGTGGAAAATGCTACATAAACAACAGCGGCAACTCTGGCTTGGCAAAGGCGGGTTCAGGCGATGTGCTTACGGGAATACTCGCAGCTCTTATTGCGACTGAAAAACAAAGGCCTTTTATGGTTACACCTCTTGGTGTTTATATCCATGGGCTCGCAGGAGATATGCTTAAGGAGAAAAAGGGGAAATACGGAATTATAGCTAGAGAACTGGCTGATGAGGTGGCTGAAGTGATGAAGAGGTACACAGAGTGA
- the acpS gene encoding holo-ACP synthase: MIIGIGNDLIEKSRVKKACEKDAFLSYVFTEKERELIVNKPDRAAGNWAVKEAVAKAMGTGFLGFKIREIEVLRDELGKPYVNLYGNAKLKQEELGIKVFFVSISDTKEYVSAVAVAEG; encoded by the coding sequence TTGATTATAGGAATTGGTAATGATTTAATCGAAAAATCAAGAGTCAAAAAAGCATGCGAAAAGGATGCTTTTTTGTCGTATGTTTTTACAGAGAAAGAAAGGGAACTGATTGTAAATAAGCCAGACAGGGCAGCAGGAAACTGGGCTGTGAAAGAAGCTGTCGCTAAGGCTATGGGAACAGGCTTTTTGGGATTTAAGATAAGAGAGATAGAAGTCCTAAGGGATGAGCTTGGGAAACCCTATGTGAACTTATATGGTAATGCAAAATTAAAGCAAGAGGAACTGGGGATTAAGGTATTCTTTGTATCGATTTCGGATACCAAGGAATATGTGAGTGCTGTAGCAGTGGCGGAGGGCTGA
- a CDS encoding redox-sensing transcriptional repressor Rex, giving the protein MESKNISPAVIKRLPRYYRYLGDLLKSGIDRISSKELSERMQVTASQIRQDLNNFGGFGQQGYGYNVEYLYNEIAKILGLDKDYNLIIVGAGNLGTAITNYTDFAKRGFYVKQVFDIKPELIGKKIGDIEILGMDSLPDYIKNNQVDIAAITVPKEMATETAAKLVKCGIKAIWNFAPVDLRLPKDVIVETIHLSDTLMRLSYSLKNKGSK; this is encoded by the coding sequence ATGGAGTCAAAGAATATATCTCCTGCGGTCATAAAGAGACTGCCTAGATATTACAGATATCTGGGGGATTTACTGAAATCAGGGATAGACAGGATTTCTTCTAAAGAGTTGAGCGAGAGAATGCAGGTTACAGCATCCCAGATCAGACAGGACTTGAATAATTTTGGGGGCTTCGGTCAGCAGGGTTATGGTTACAATGTAGAGTATCTATACAATGAGATTGCCAAAATCTTGGGGCTTGATAAGGACTACAACCTTATTATAGTAGGAGCAGGTAATCTGGGAACCGCAATCACGAATTATACTGATTTTGCAAAAAGAGGATTTTATGTAAAGCAGGTCTTTGATATTAAGCCCGAATTAATCGGAAAGAAAATCGGAGACATAGAAATACTTGGAATGGACAGCCTGCCTGATTATATCAAAAATAATCAGGTAGACATAGCTGCGATTACAGTTCCAAAGGAAATGGCAACTGAAACCGCAGCAAAACTTGTAAAGTGTGGTATCAAGGCTATATGGAACTTTGCTCCTGTGGATCTTAGATTACCGAAGGATGTTATAGTTGAAACAATTCACCTTTCGGACACTTTGATGAGGCTTTCTTATTCACTTAAAAATAAGGGGTCTAAGTAA
- a CDS encoding polyribonucleotide nucleotidyltransferase has protein sequence MFKSFSMELAGRTLTVDIDRVAKQANGAALMHYGDTVVLSTCTASEKPREGIDFFPLSVEYEEKQYAVGKIPGGFNKREGKASENAVLTSRVIDRPMRPLFPKDYRNDVTLNNLVLSVDPTCSPELTAMLGSAIATAISDVPFDGPCATTQVGLIDGEFVINPSNAEMAVSALKLTVASTKEKVIMIEAGADELPEAKMIEAIYKAHEINQEIIAFIEKIAAECGKPKSEYERYAVPEEFFAAIKEVVTPEEMEKAVFTDEKQVREENISAIMDKLSEHFAENEEWLPFLSDAVYQYQKKTVRKMILKDHKRPDGREMSQIRKLAAEVDLIPRVHGSAMFTRGQTQICNITTLAPLSEVQKVDGLNAEETYKRYIHHYNFPSYSVGETKPSRGPGRREIGHGALAERALIPVLPSEEEFPYAIRTVSETFESNGSTSMASTCASCMSLMAAGVPIKRMVAGISCGLVTGETDGDYVLLTDIQGLEDFFGDMDFKVTGTTEGITAIQMDIKIHGLTREIVEGAIARTREARMFIMDTCMRPAIAEPRPSVNEYAPKIEQIKIDPEKIGEVVGQKGKTINAIIDKTGVKIDITDEGNVSICGTDIDKINEAKEIIRMIVTEFEEGKVYTGKVVSIKEFGAFVEFAPGKEGMVHISKVSKERINNVEDVLTLGDIVKTICLGKDKMGRISFSIKDVPAGV, from the coding sequence ATGTTTAAGAGTTTTAGTATGGAACTTGCAGGACGTACCCTTACAGTAGATATAGACAGGGTTGCCAAGCAGGCTAATGGTGCAGCGCTTATGCACTATGGCGATACAGTTGTTCTTTCTACCTGTACAGCTTCAGAGAAGCCAAGAGAAGGTATTGATTTCTTCCCGCTTTCAGTGGAATATGAAGAGAAACAGTATGCTGTAGGTAAGATACCGGGAGGCTTCAATAAGAGAGAGGGTAAGGCTTCTGAGAATGCGGTACTTACATCAAGAGTAATTGACCGTCCTATGCGTCCTCTTTTCCCAAAGGATTACAGAAATGATGTTACACTCAATAACCTGGTTCTTAGTGTAGATCCGACCTGTTCTCCTGAACTTACTGCTATGCTTGGTTCAGCTATAGCAACAGCCATATCTGATGTGCCTTTTGACGGACCTTGTGCAACTACACAGGTAGGTCTTATTGACGGAGAATTTGTAATCAATCCAAGTAATGCCGAGATGGCAGTCTCAGCCCTTAAGCTCACCGTTGCATCTACCAAAGAGAAGGTTATTATGATAGAGGCAGGTGCTGATGAGTTACCTGAGGCAAAGATGATTGAGGCTATTTATAAGGCTCACGAAATCAATCAGGAAATCATCGCATTTATCGAGAAGATAGCTGCTGAGTGCGGAAAGCCTAAGTCAGAGTATGAGAGATATGCAGTTCCTGAGGAGTTCTTTGCTGCAATCAAGGAAGTGGTTACTCCAGAGGAGATGGAAAAGGCTGTATTTACTGACGAAAAGCAGGTGAGGGAAGAGAACATATCTGCTATCATGGATAAGCTTAGCGAGCATTTTGCTGAAAATGAAGAATGGCTTCCTTTCCTTTCTGACGCCGTATATCAGTATCAGAAGAAGACTGTTAGAAAGATGATATTAAAAGACCATAAGCGTCCTGATGGCCGTGAGATGTCTCAGATAAGAAAGCTTGCAGCTGAAGTTGACCTTATACCACGTGTTCATGGCTCAGCTATGTTCACAAGAGGCCAGACTCAGATTTGTAATATTACCACTCTTGCACCTCTTTCAGAAGTTCAGAAGGTGGACGGACTTAATGCAGAAGAGACCTATAAGAGATATATTCATCACTATAACTTCCCTTCATATTCAGTAGGAGAGACCAAGCCATCAAGAGGACCGGGAAGAAGAGAAATAGGACATGGTGCTTTGGCTGAGAGAGCCCTTATACCGGTACTTCCTAGCGAGGAGGAATTCCCATACGCTATCCGTACTGTATCTGAGACCTTCGAGTCAAACGGATCAACATCTATGGCTTCCACCTGCGCATCCTGTATGTCGCTTATGGCTGCGGGTGTGCCTATTAAGAGGATGGTAGCAGGTATTTCCTGTGGTTTGGTTACCGGTGAGACAGATGGGGACTATGTACTCCTTACAGACATTCAGGGACTTGAAGACTTCTTTGGAGACATGGACTTTAAGGTAACAGGTACTACAGAGGGTATCACAGCTATTCAGATGGATATCAAGATTCACGGTCTTACAAGGGAGATTGTAGAGGGTGCGATTGCAAGAACAAGAGAAGCAAGAATGTTCATTATGGATACTTGTATGAGACCTGCTATTGCAGAGCCTAGACCAAGTGTGAATGAATATGCACCTAAGATTGAGCAGATTAAGATCGATCCTGAGAAGATTGGTGAGGTGGTTGGACAGAAGGGGAAGACCATCAATGCCATCATAGACAAGACAGGAGTTAAGATAGACATAACCGATGAAGGAAATGTAAGCATTTGCGGTACGGACATTGATAAGATAAATGAAGCTAAAGAAATCATTAGAATGATAGTTACTGAGTTTGAAGAAGGTAAGGTTTATACCGGTAAGGTTGTTTCTATCAAAGAGTTCGGTGCCTTTGTTGAATTTGCCCCTGGCAAGGAGGGAATGGTACACATATCTAAGGTTTCAAAAGAGAGAATAAACAACGTTGAAGATGTACTTACACTTGGAGACATAGTAAAGACTATCTGTCTTGGAAAAGATAAGATGGGAAGAATATCATTTAGTATTAAGGATGTACCTGCAGGAGTGTAA